The following nucleotide sequence is from Microbacterium arborescens.
GACGAGCGGTACCGGACCTCACCCCGCGGGGATTCCCTCCCACGCCGAAGGGGGGAGCGTGATCACGCTCCCCCCTTCGCAGGTCTCCGACGACGTACCGGCGGAATCAGTCCAGCAGCAGTGCGGGTTCCTCCAAGACGGATGCCACGTCGGCGATGAACCGGCTCATGCCGTCACCGTCCACGACACGGTGGTCGAACGAGCCCGACACGGTCGTGACGAAGCGAGGACGCACCTCGCCGTCGACGACCCACGGCTTCTGCCGGATGGTTCCCATCGCGACGATCCCCGACTCGCCGGGGTTGATGATCGGGGTGCCGGCATCCATGCCGAACACGCCGATGTTCGTGATCGTGATGGTGCCGCCCTGCTGCTCGGCGGGGGAGGTCTTCCCCTCGCGCGCGGTGAGCGTCAGCTTCTCGAGCGCGCGGGCGAGGCCGCGCATGTTCAGGTCTTGGGCGTCCTTGATGTTCGGCACGAGCAGGCCTCGCGGAGTCGCCGCCGCGATGCCGAGGTTGACGTAGTGACGCACCCGGATCTCAGCGCCGTTCTCGGTCTCGACCCACGCCGCGTTCACCATGGGCGTGCGGCGCACCGCCCACACGACGGCACGCGCCATGATCAGCAGCGGTGAGACCTTGATGTCGGCGAAGTCGGGCGACGCCTTCATCCGCTTGACGAGTTCCATCGTGCGCGTCGCGTCGACGTCGGTCCACACCGATACGTGCGGCGCGGTGTGCGCGGAGTCGACCATGTGCTTGGCCGTGACCTTGCGCACGCCCTTGACCGGGATCGTCTCCTCGCGGTCGTCAACCGGCCCGGCCGACACGACCGCCGGCGGAACCGGGATGGTCTGCTCGCGCACCTCGGGTCGGGCAGGCGTCTGCAGGTTGCGGAAGACGGATGCCTGCGACGCATGGTTGACGACATCCTCGCGGGTCACCTCGCCCGCGGCTCCTGTCGGCGTGACCGACGCGAGATCGACGCCGAGGTCGCGCGCGAGCTTGCGGATCGGGGGCTTCGCGACGACGCCCACAGCGGCACGGGCCGGCGGCTCAGCCGGCTTGCGGCGACGCGACTGCACCTGACCGGCTCCGCCGTACCCGACGAGGACCGAACCGTTCTCTTCCGCTGCATCACCGGCGGCGGCCGGCTTCTCGGCAGGGGTCTCGCCATGCTCGGAGTTGCCGCTCGCGGCATCCGCTCCCCCGGCCGCGCCCGCGATCGTGATGATCGCGGCCCCCACCTCGACAGTGGTGCCTTCGTCGACGAGCAGCTCGCCGACCGTGCCCGAGAACGGCGACGGCAGTTCGACGAGCGACTTGGCGGTCTCGATCTCGACGAGGACGTCGTTGACCGCGACCTCGTCGCCGGCGGCCACGCGCCACTGCACGATCTCGGCCTCGGTGAGGCCTTCGCCGACGTCCGGCAGATGGAAGGTCTGGGTGCTCATGAGGGAATCCTCTCGCAGGCGCGTCGGGTGGTCAGTAGGCGAGGGCGCGGTCGACGGCCTCGAGGATGCGGTCGGCGTCGGGGAGGTACGCGCCCTCGAGCTTCGCCGCCGGGAACGGGACATCGAAGCCCGACACCCGCAGCACGGGAGCCTCGAGCGAGAAGAACGCCTGCTCGGTCACCGTCGCGGCGATCTCGGAGCCCAGCGATGTGAAGCCGGGGGCCTCCTGGCCGTAGACCATGCGTCCGGTGCGCCGCACCGAGTCGAGGATCGGGCCGTAATCGACGGGCGACAGCGAGCGCAGGTCGACGACCTCGCACGACACGCCCTCGCTCTCGGCGAGCGCGGCAGCCTGCAACAGCACCGTCACCATCGCACCGTGGCCCACGAGCGTGACGTCGGTTCCGCGGCGGACCACGCGCGAGGCGTGCAGCGGCAGTGCCCGCGCGGCGAGATCGACCTCGCCCTTGGTCCAGTAGCGCGACTTCGGCTCGAGGAAGACGATCGGGTCGTTCGAGGAGATGGCGTCCTGGATCATCCAGTACGCGTCGTTCGGCGTCGAGGGCGACACGACCCGCAGACCCGGGGTGTGCGTGAAGTACGCCTCCGGGCTCTCCTGGTGGTGCTCGACGGCGCCGATGTGCCCGCCGTAGGGAATCCGGATGACGACGGGGAACGACATCCGCCCATCGTGCCGGTTCGTGAGCTTCGCGAGCTGCGTCGTGATCTGGTCGAAGGCGGGGAAGACGAATCCGTCGAACTGGATCTCGCACACCGGCCGGAAGCCGGCCATCGCGAGTCCGATCGCGGTTCCGACGATGCCCGACTCGGCGAGGGGCGTGTCGAGTACGCGTCGGTCGCCGAACTCGGCCTGCAGCCCCTCGGTGACGCGGAACACGCCCCCGAGGCGGCCGATGTCCTCGCCCATCATCAGCACGTGGTCATCGGCCTGCATCGCGGCGCGCATGCCCGCGTTGAGCGCCTTGCTGAACGGCAGCGTCTCGACGCTCATGCGCGTCCCTCCTCGAAGGATGCCTCGTAGTCGGCGAGCCACTTCCGCTGCCGATCGACGAGAGGGTGCTGCTCGCTGTAGACGTGAGCGAACATGCTGTCGGCCTCGGGAGCGGTGAGCTGGTTCGTGCGGACCCGGACGTCGTCGGCATAGGCCGCAGCCTCGGCATCCACGTCGTCGAAGAAGGATGCGGCGGCGCCGCGGCTCTCGAGATAGGCGCGCATACGGGCGATCGGGTCGCGCCGCGCCCAGAAGGCCTCTTCGTCGCTCGTGCGGTACTTCGTCGGGTCGTCGCTCGTCGTGTGCGCACCCATGCGGTAGGTCAGCGCCTCGATCGCACGGGGCCCCTCACCGGAGCGGGCCTCGTCGAGGGCGAGCTTGGTGACGGCATAGCTGGCGAGCACATCGTTGCCGTCGACACGGATCGACGGCATCCCATAGCCGGCGCCGCGGCGCACGAGCGGGACCTTGGACTGCGTCGAGACCGGCACCGAGATCGCCCAGTGGTTGTTCTGCAGGAAGAAGACCTGCGGGGTGTTGTAGCTCGTGGCGAAGACCATCGCCTCGTGCACGTCGCCCTGGCTCGAGGCGCCGTCGCCGTAGTAGACGATGACCGCTTCGTCGCGCTCGGGGTCGCCCGTGCCGGTGCGCCCGTCGAAGACCATCCCCATGCCGTAGCCCGAGGCGTGCAGCGTCTGCGAGCCGAGCACGAGCGTGTAGATGTGGGTGTTGCCGTTGCGGGGGTCGGTCGGGTCCCACCCGCCGTGGGTGAGGCCGCGCATGAGCCGGATGATGTCGATCGGGTCGACGCCGCGGATCGTGCAGACCACATGCTCGCGGTACGACGGGAAGAGGTGGTCCTGGGGCCGGGTCGCCCGCGCGGAACCGACCTGAGCGGCCTCCTGGCCGAACGACGGAGGCCAGAGCGCGAGCTGCCCCTGACGCTGCAGGTTCGTGGCCTGGCGGTCGAAGGCCCGCACCGTCACCATGTCGCGGTAGAACGTCTCGAGCTCCGTGTCGGCGAGCGCCTCGATCACCGGCAAGTAGCGTTCGGCTTCGGGCGACGGGTCGAGTGAGCCGTCGGCCGCGAGGACGCGGACGAGAGCGGGATCGAGTTCAGCTTCGTCGGTCACCCTCCCACGCTAACGCCCCCGGTATGACCCGATCTGCATGCGGTCGACAACGGATGCCGCGATTCGCGGTCGACACGGCACAACCCGGGGTGGGTTGGTGGGGGGCGGGGTGGGCGTGGCGCGGATGCAAGGGATCGTGGCCGACACCCCGGGGCGACGGCATCCGAGTCGGGGTGTCGCACTGGATCCCTTGCATCGCGGTGCGACGGGCGCGAGCGGGCGGGGGGGGGTGGGAGGATCGGCGGATGACGTCGTCATTCGAGATCGTGACGCGCGCCGCGGTATCGGCGGAGGCGCTGTTCGACGCGTCGCGTGACATCGGGGCGCACGTCGCCTCGATGCGCGGCACCGGCGAGCGCGCGAT
It contains:
- a CDS encoding dihydrolipoamide acetyltransferase family protein, with the translated sequence MSTQTFHLPDVGEGLTEAEIVQWRVAAGDEVAVNDVLVEIETAKSLVELPSPFSGTVGELLVDEGTTVEVGAAIITIAGAAGGADAASGNSEHGETPAEKPAAAGDAAEENGSVLVGYGGAGQVQSRRRKPAEPPARAAVGVVAKPPIRKLARDLGVDLASVTPTGAAGEVTREDVVNHASQASVFRNLQTPARPEVREQTIPVPPAVVSAGPVDDREETIPVKGVRKVTAKHMVDSAHTAPHVSVWTDVDATRTMELVKRMKASPDFADIKVSPLLIMARAVVWAVRRTPMVNAAWVETENGAEIRVRHYVNLGIAAATPRGLLVPNIKDAQDLNMRGLARALEKLTLTAREGKTSPAEQQGGTITITNIGVFGMDAGTPIINPGESGIVAMGTIRQKPWVVDGEVRPRFVTTVSGSFDHRVVDGDGMSRFIADVASVLEEPALLLD
- a CDS encoding alpha-ketoacid dehydrogenase subunit beta is translated as MSVETLPFSKALNAGMRAAMQADDHVLMMGEDIGRLGGVFRVTEGLQAEFGDRRVLDTPLAESGIVGTAIGLAMAGFRPVCEIQFDGFVFPAFDQITTQLAKLTNRHDGRMSFPVVIRIPYGGHIGAVEHHQESPEAYFTHTPGLRVVSPSTPNDAYWMIQDAISSNDPIVFLEPKSRYWTKGEVDLAARALPLHASRVVRRGTDVTLVGHGAMVTVLLQAAALAESEGVSCEVVDLRSLSPVDYGPILDSVRRTGRMVYGQEAPGFTSLGSEIAATVTEQAFFSLEAPVLRVSGFDVPFPAAKLEGAYLPDADRILEAVDRALAY
- a CDS encoding thiamine pyrophosphate-dependent dehydrogenase E1 component subunit alpha, yielding MTDEAELDPALVRVLAADGSLDPSPEAERYLPVIEALADTELETFYRDMVTVRAFDRQATNLQRQGQLALWPPSFGQEAAQVGSARATRPQDHLFPSYREHVVCTIRGVDPIDIIRLMRGLTHGGWDPTDPRNGNTHIYTLVLGSQTLHASGYGMGMVFDGRTGTGDPERDEAVIVYYGDGASSQGDVHEAMVFATSYNTPQVFFLQNNHWAISVPVSTQSKVPLVRRGAGYGMPSIRVDGNDVLASYAVTKLALDEARSGEGPRAIEALTYRMGAHTTSDDPTKYRTSDEEAFWARRDPIARMRAYLESRGAAASFFDDVDAEAAAYADDVRVRTNQLTAPEADSMFAHVYSEQHPLVDRQRKWLADYEASFEEGRA